Proteins encoded by one window of Cheilinus undulatus linkage group 13, ASM1832078v1, whole genome shotgun sequence:
- the LOC121520674 gene encoding proenkephalin-A-like — protein sequence MAASVHSSCVWMLVLGACVSMVASSDCGKECALCVYRLLGQQSAFSSLTCSLECKGGLDSQKLRLCRDFLLEEENPLNLDADPHEQQEQDTAGALSNNDEGATSPEHLLAKKYGGFMKRYGGFMSRRSSSPEGALEEPGNQDEEENIRLEILKFLNAATEHGGEGEGQGGEEVKRYGGFMRRGEEGTAHSDLLEAVLGRGLKKRYGGFMRRVGRPEWLVDSSKSGGVLKRAWESSSELQKRYGGFMD from the exons ATGGCGGCGTCCGTACACAGCAGCTGCGTGTGGATGCTGGTCCTGGGGGCTTGTGTGTCTATGGTGGCGAGCTCAGACTGTGGGAAGGAGTGTGCACTTTGTGTGTACCGCCTGCTGGGACAACAGTCCGCCTTCTCCTCCCTG aCATGCTCACTGGAGTGTAAGGGTGGGTTGGACAGCCAGAAGCTCCGTCTGTGCCGGGACTTCCTGTTGGAGGAGGAGAACCCTCTCAATCTGGACGCCGACCCCCACGAACAGCAAGAACAAGATACCGCTGGCGCCCTCTCAAACAACGACGAAGGTGCAACATCACCCGAACACCTGCTGGCCAAGAAGTATGGTGGCTTCATGAAGCGCTACGGCGGTTTCATGTCCCGCcgctcctcctctcctgaggGGGCGCTTGAGGAGCCTGGAAACCAGGATGAGGAAGAAAACATTCGCCTGGAGATCCTGAAGTTCCTGAACGCGGCCACAGAGCACGGCGGGGAGGGCGAGGGACAAGGGGGTGAGGAGGTGAAGAGGTACGGGGGATTCATGCGTCGGGGTGAAGAGGGGACAGCGCACAGCGACCTGCTAGAGGCGGTGCTGGGTAGGGGGTTGAAGAAGCGCTACGGAGGATTCATGAGGCGCGTGGGCCGGCCCGAGTGGCTTGTGGACAGCAGCAAGAGTGGGGGGGTGCTGAAAAGGGCGTGGGAGAGCAGCAGCGAGCTACAGAAGAGGTACGGGGGTTTCATGGACTAG